The following proteins come from a genomic window of Archocentrus centrarchus isolate MPI-CPG fArcCen1 chromosome 3, fArcCen1, whole genome shotgun sequence:
- the LOC115774432 gene encoding secretory carrier-associated membrane protein 2-like, producing the protein MRRAPASRSSSSSESRRGEGCCRVYFTRYKLFSAMSAFDSNPFANPVDVNPFQDASVAQATSRANENLGDYNPFSAPEMGNISGKTIPVSTASSQPAVLQTSVEQTPRATAAAAQSNLIKQQEELERKAAELERRERELENRSTGRPANPGVKENNWPPLPNFFPMKPCFYQDFEEEIPEDYRRICKRMYYLWMFHSATLFLNVLACLAYFTVDSNYGVDFGLSILWFVLFTPVAFVCWYRPVYKAFRSDSSFSFFFFFFVFFFQVAVYIIQTVGIPHWGNSGWITSITMINKNLAVAVVMMVVAGFFTVNAILAVILLKMVHSKYRNTGASFSKAQQEFSQGVLTNRTVQSAAASAASSAAQGAFGRSQGN; encoded by the exons ATGCGCAGAGCCCCAGCATCACGCAGCAGCTCAAGCAGCGAGAGCCGCCGGGGAGAAGGGTGCTGTCGTGTTTATTTTACGCGATATAAACTTTTCTCCGCAATGTCGGCCTTCGACAGCAATCCCTTCGCTAACCCAGTGGACGTAAATCCCTTTCAG gatGCATCAGTTGCACAAGCCACCAGCAGAGCCAATGAAAACCTCGGGGACTACAACCCGTTCTCTGCACCTGAAATG GGAAACATCTCTGGCAAGACCATCCCCGTCTCTACTGCATCCTCTCAACCTGCTGTACTACAGACATCTGTGGAGCAAACCCCACGA GCTACTGCAGCTGCTGCCCAGTCCAACCTGATCaaacagcaggaggagctggagaggaaagCAGCAGAGCTGGAGCGGAGGGAGCGGGAGCTGGAGAACAGGAGCACAGGCAGACCGGCAAACCCTGGAG TTAAAGAGAACAACTGGCCACCTCTTCCAAACTTCTTCCCCATGAAGCCCTGCTTCTATCAGGATTTTGAGGAGGAAATCCCTGAGGACTACCGCAGGATCTGCAAGAGAATGTACTACCTCTGGATGT TCCACAGTGCCACTCTCTTCCTCAACGTGCTGGCCTGCCTGGCTTACTTCACTGTAGACAGTAACTACGGTGTTGACTTTGGCCTGTCTATTCTTTGGTTTGTCCTCTTCACCCCTGTGGCCTTCGTCTGTTGGTACAGGCCAGTCTACAAGGCCTTTAG GTCTGACAGctctttcagcttctttttcttcttttttgtcttcttcttccAAGTGGCCGTTTACATTATCCAAACTGTGGGGATTCCCCATTGGGGAAACAG TGGATGGATCACATCAATCACCATGATCAACAAGAACCTGGCTGTGGCTGTGGTTATGATGGTAGTGGCTGGCTTTTTCACTGTAAACGCTATCCTGGCTGTCATCCTGCTGAAAATG GTCCACTCTAAATACagaaacacaggtgccagcttcAGCAAGGCCCAGCAGGAGTTTTCCCAAGGTGTCCTGACCAACCGAACTGTCCAAAGTGCTGCAGCCAGTGCCGCCAGCTCCGCTGCCCAGGGAGCCTTTGGCAGGAGCCAGGGAAATTAG